A window of Cryptomeria japonica chromosome 3, Sugi_1.0, whole genome shotgun sequence contains these coding sequences:
- the LOC131070012 gene encoding uncharacterized protein LOC131070012 has product MGKSMVITLILVVSLSLFNFHVSSAKRTILIGDCRMLPSCTDCHRYTSDPTCCHLPHHPNLSPLMEEVEHSSPHEKSVEKHFSPDEKSAERLSADEKTA; this is encoded by the coding sequence ATGGGGAAATCTATGGTCATCACGCTCATACTTGTTGTCTCGCTCAGTTTATTTAATTTCCATGTCTCCTCCGCTAAGCGTACCATTTTGATTGGAGACTGTCGAATGTTACCTAGTTGTACAGACTGCCACAGATATACTTCTGATCCTACTTGCTGCCATTTGCCACATCATCCTAATTTGTCACCACTCATGGAGGAAGTGGAGCATTCCTcaccacatgaaaaatcagtggaGAAGCATTTCTCACCAGATGAGAAATCAGCAGAGCGTTTATCAGCAGATGAAAAAACGGCTTAA